The Chaetodon auriga isolate fChaAug3 chromosome 20, fChaAug3.hap1, whole genome shotgun sequence genome contains the following window.
CAAAACAGGCATTTTACCTGAattcacagcagaaaaagcCCAGATGTAACATGAGATTAATTATGGCCCCATTCCTTTTAGGTTTATTAGTAAACTCTGCCACTGAGCCAACATTCAACACACATCTCTggagctgaagcagctaaatggagtTCAGTTGTACTTAAATTTATTACACCTGCTTTTTCCTGCAGCAACATTTTGAGatgcctgctgtgaaaaaggcctattgCTGACGCATCACACAGTTTTGAGGGTTTTTGATTACAAACGTGTCAATAAAAATTACTGCCACCGGAAATAACCAGTGGGCGTGATAATTCACCGTATTGATGCGAAATGAAAAACGATTGTCGAGCGGTGACTGTGTTTACCAGACAGCTGTCTCTGTTCACAGCACCGTGCAGTCAAAGTGAGCCTTTAATTCAGACCTGCTCTTTCATGTGGAAACTGACAccgtgttaaaaaaaaaaaggtttgagtTTCAATAACAGCTAATCCCTCTCTTCAAATGGAAAATCCACAATCCGTCCAAGCATTAATTCACACTCATAATGATTTCCTTTCAGCCCTTCTCTTTCCAGATGAAGCCGGCACTAATAGAGCAGCACGGCCACGGGTCAGTATGTCTCATTATGCTGTTACTTGCTACGCGGACTGACAGGATGATCATGATGCATCCAAACGCTGCCAAGTTGACTCACAGCCTCAGTGTTGATGTGACCCAGCTGGATAATCCCTGACCCACTTACTGCATCTGGATGTGACCCTGTCTGATATGCTGATCCCTGGCCGAGCCGCGCTCTACTGTATACCTCCTGTTAAATTAGCTGAGTACAAAGAAAAATACCTTTCGCTGTCAAAATGTTAACATTGGCGAGGGGGGgattttgctgctgtcagatgttGTGAGTGCTGTTACGTTTCTGCTACtgtggttgattttttttttcactgtgagctCAGGATGCTCCTCTTTAAACATAAACTTTTATAATAAAAGTGTGATACAGTCATGTTTAATTTGTCGGTGCAGTATTTCATGTGAGCTCTAATATCTCACTGAGAGCTGTGCGTCTCTTTATCCTTGTTAAGCctgtgatgttgtttttatcatcatttcCATGTAATATATTTAAACAGAGCCTCTGTCCCAGCACATAATATTATACTTGTGATCGCTGCAACGTTAAAATTAGGACAGCAGCTAATGCTTATTATCACGATTGATTAATTTGCTGATTCTCATTTTACTCCATGATTCATTTGgtctgcaaaatgtcagaaaacatttgacatttagaGTTTGTGGAACAAGGTTTGGCCTTCTTTTTTGgtaacattttttaaaaaggaagaagaagaaagtcaaattTTCAACCTGTTTTTAATACTTACtgcaaactaatgacattcccatcagcctcagctgcactttgtgtttagcactgattagcacatgttagcatgctaacatgataaaCATCAGCATTCTAATGCCTCTTGGATGTGTTGGCCTTCTTCATTGATGAaatcacttttcattttcaattaatcgattatcaaatAGTCGCAAATTTCCTGCCTTAACTAATGGACAAATCCTTGCAACACCAGTTGAAATAAATGGTATGATATTGTTATCAGGTGGCCGAATGTGCcacaaacaacatttaaaagatCATCACTGTCAGTTTGGATGCAGAAATCGACtataaaaacaacacttttctTCTTTATGATGATCCAAAACAAACTGCTCTTGTTCAGAGTTATGAAAGCCTGTAATAACAGCCTCTTTAAGGGTTTCAAAAACCTCAGAGGAAATAAGGAGGCTtatgctgctttgattttgctGAAGTCATCTGAGGCTTTAGCTCTCATTACAGCGTATTTCCTCGGCCTGCGGCCTCTCCCTTCAGCAGTTtgctcttcctgctgtctccgCTCCGCTGCCTGACAACAGCATGCGCTTTCAGTCCCTGCAGCTTACACGCTCTCACAGTACGGACGACTACATCAGTACTTCCCcgcatttatatatttatctcTTAGCTCTCATCTGCTAAACTGCAAAACCCAATCTCTTCTCAGTGGCTAAGCTGTCTGGATATCTCTCACTTGTGACACTCACTCTCCCCCACAAAAACAAAGCCTCTTTAATCTCCACCGCTGCTCTTTATCGCTTCAACACGACAATGAAAACACGTTGCATGCATTGTGTCTTTATTATGAATGTGCTGCAGAAGTATAATATTCCAAGTGCCAGCTTATCTTTGTAATTTTTCAACTTCTATCATCATACATTAATGAAAATGCACAACATGCCAATAACCACAAAGATTATAGAAGCCTGGTGGCAATACAATGGTTGTCGGGAGGCTAGCCGACAGTTTCTGTGCCTACGTTAGATCATAACTACTTAACGCTAACTCATATCAACTAGAGAAGTATCACAATATTGAGATTTATATCTGCAGAATACACCAACTGTTGATTACAATTCAATTTACACATTAAGTACTAACAGAGGAAGAAATGCCGTATTAATCAATACAGAAAATTGTCTGCAGGAGTGAACTCATGATGAGAAATTGTGGCGTTTCTGTACATGATTCAAAATCCAAGGTATAATAAATTAGGAGAGTTTGATCCTTTCTTGATGAAACCCAGTTGTTTCAGATCACAGTGAGAATCACAGGTAGATAAAGATTAGAGGTTAGTAAAGGATACACAAGagttgtaataataataatgataataataataataataataataataataataataataataagacagATATTAAAATTAGTTCTATTCATGTCTCATACCCATAAAACCATGGTCCCCTGAACCAGTTTTACAAATTAACCACCAAAAGACAGCAGCCTACGGTGCATGATAACAGAATGGGCGTATATTAaggtgtttgttgctgttttaggGGTTCTTTCAAGGGTCAAAAAGGCCAGAATGGCTTGGTTTGAAAGCACAGGCTCCCTGTGGGCACAGACTGAGGCTCCAGCCACTACTTTGACTGCAATCACAAGCTATTTGATTTGTTAACCAAATAGTGACGCCCATAAGCACACAATACTACCGCCATCTATCAACTGTGGCACAGCACTTTGAGAGCGTCCCATTACGAAATcgtgttttctgtttcaaaatgatgttttacaAACATTATCAAAAGATAGGTTATAGATGACGTAGCATAATTAGCTTCACTGTAAAATGGATGTCTTAAGTATCTTgctacagtgtttttttttttttttttttgtgaacatGTACCCTTTCCCCCCGGCTCACAGTGGTCAGCGGTGTTGAGAGGATAAACAGTGAAGGTGCAGCAGAGTTAAAACACTTTTGATGTTTCTCTCTACAACAGCAATTCTGTGTTGGGTCTTTACAAAGCAAACTTTCCCTCTAAATTCTTGTTTTTTGGCACATATTTTTCCTTGCAGTGATGACTGTGCCTTCTGCGCGAGACTTTCCATAATCCCTTCCATTCTAGCACCCGTAGCTCGTCCTTGGTAAGCCTCTTTTGCCACCCGTGCACTCACTCTCAAACACAAGATGCATGGCGGGGAGTCATGAGAACCACACAGCGGAGAGTCTGCGACGAAGAGGACACACAGTGATTCAAAGTGTTTCTTCTCTGTGAGGGAACAGGGTGAATTTCTGCTCCGTGGTTCCGATGTAGCACAAATCCCAGAGCCTCTCCACGTGTCCGAGGGGATTTGACGGCAAGCCTGAACTCTGATGCTGTCCGTCGTCGGTGCAGTGAACGATGGACTTGGCGGGTATTTTGTTGCTGACGCTGGGAGGCAATCCAGCCCGTTTCACGTTCTGTAACCACCTCCACTGGTCCCCCCATTTTCTAGTCCACCTTGTCTGAGTCAGCTCTGCGGGTGACGATGGGATTCTCGAAGAGCGTGTGTCTTGGTCAAGAATCGTTCTGAATGTGTTGACCAGAATACGAAGGGGCTGATTAGACTGTCTACTCCCTTCTCCATCTAACATCAGACGGACAaacccacccccccccaccctcccacccCACACTCAGAGCAGcatcatttgcatattttattttcttccattAGCAAAAAGGGATTTAAATGGATTACAGAAATATAAGTAAGCGCTGTATATCGGGTGCATATTTGTCACACATCCAGGTAATGACTAGGCGGTAAAGACGGTGGTGCAGGTGCGGGCCAGACGGTCAGTTGCCTTATCCAGTTTCATCCTGGGATGAAACTCAGGTTTTCACATttactaaaaaaagaaaaggaagcatATTAGTTGAAGCTATATGTTACTGCAACCTAATATGGATGTATAAACTTTCACAGACCACAGAGGACAGTtaaataatgagaaaaacaaagattgcTGAGTCCCAGAGCCCTTAAACTCAGCTTGTGTGTACAATAGCTCTTCCAGTCATTAACTTAATTGGGACATCTCTTGCCTTAATGAGAGCCAACTGGGCGCAGGcgaacacaaagtacaaataaGTATCTGCTTGAACTGCAGCGGAAAGGCGAGGCATCATTTAACTGACTGACCCTTCATGCTCATATTTAAATATGAGACAAATGAGTCACTAAAAAGTAATAATCACTGATCTGTTATCACAATCCCTTTATTCGCCAGGTGcaataaatgtacatttatttgtCTTGTGAGCACGTCAACAACTCACtgacatacatatatgtatacaaATGGTACAAGGACAACAAGACTTCACATTTTGTACAAGCAAACAGGGCAAGGCGTACAACAGACAGCAGACTACACTACACATATCACtctacagatacacacacagcagtctgaGGCATGCAGTCGGTTACAGCTGGAGGCTGGAGGCCACCcatgcaaatggaaaaaatatgtCATAAAATGTAGATCTGACTGATGCAAATGTGATTAATATGTTCTGATCTCTGTGTAGCGTTGATATAGTTCCTAAAGTGCCGCAGTGTGTAAAGACGAGTGCAGGCGTTCTAACTAGTGCAATATTATGCAAACATGGATGGTAAGAATATCAGTGATTACAGTCAGATTGTGCGAACATAGCTAAATATTATACTGTGATGGAGTAAATAGTGAGAGGAGCAGGTTTTTGGGGGACCAGTGggattgaagaaaaaaaaagggagaagtTCAGGGGCACGAATCAGCTGTGCACTGGGGTTAAAAAAGGTGAGGTTAAGGTTTAAAGGTCAGATTTGGGACACTCACTGGCCAGGTTGACAATGCAGGCGATGATTATGACCGTCCCTCCTACTAGTGACACCATGGAGAGCATCTTGGCCACACGTCCCAGACGCACGGCACCGTCCAGGTTCCCCTGCTCGAGACTGTTCTTGGACTGAAGGAGAAGATTGAACCATCAGTTAGATTGAGTTTGACACggatgcaaattaaaaaaaccaaaaaagcacTAAAAATCAGCAAAGTCGCATTAGAGCAACAAAACTGCTGTTACTGAAAATAGAATAAGATGTCAGAAATCAAAAGCCAGACAACAGAGCCTGTTCTTACCATGATGGAGTAGACAAATCCCACAATGTTGATAGGCCAGACGGGGCAGAAGCAGGCCAGCACGGACAGGAGGAGGTAGTCTTTAACTTTGGTCCGGTCCAAAGGCGGGTTGGTGGCGATGCTGGAGTGGCGAGAAAGTGACGGCCTGGGCGAGAAGGCGGTGTAGCCGATGGAGCTCGCCCTGCTCCCCTTCCTGGTCTTGTTGTGATGGGGGTACGAGATGGAGTGCTGTCGTCTGGGAGGGGAGGAGATGACTGGGGAGGTGCTCTCTGCAGGCGCTGGGTGGATCCCGTTACCTACGCATGAGGGACGAAAAGGACGAGCAGATGTTTGAAACACTGGCAAAGGGAAATGTGTGTCGACTCTCCCAGGAGCGCTTTCGTGCTCTGGAACCTGACTTGCTCTGAGTGAGCTgactcagcagctgttttacccccccaccacacactcCCTCCACCCGCTGCCTTAATATGAGGTCAAACTCAGTCACTTACTGTTCTTCAGCTTCTCGTTGATGACTATGACTAGCTCTCCTTTGGATTTGCTGCGGGGGGGCCTTGTGCTGGCcgggctgctgctgtggatgagTTGTTCGCCTCTGACTGGTAGGCATGGCTCAGAAATGGGGGCTTGGCTCGCCAGAGAGCCCTCCTGGTCCAGCAGCGATGGTTGTTCCTCCCCTGGCCAAATGGTGGGACATGGCATCATGTTCACAGCCATGCTGACATCAAAATGAGGCCTCTGTTTGTGGTCCAGTCCTGTGTGCGTGCAGCCTGTAGTTACACCTGGGGGGCAGAAAATGGTTTCAACAATGTTGGTAAACAGAAGCTGCGCCCTCCAATCGGCTTAGGGACTGTACAAAAATTATTCAGGTGGGCTGAAACAGGAGAGgattgtgtattttttcattttgctgacaaAGGGGTTGTAACACCCCTCCCACTATCTTAGAGGCAGCCCTGGGAACCTCACAGGCTTGTTTGACATGGGAGGGTGGTCAGCATTTGACAAGGTGCTCTGAACAGGGGAGCGTCATTTAAGTTTTTCTCAGCTCAAAGTAAAAGTGTAAAGAGCATTTTAAAAGATCAAAAATGTATATAAAAGGTGTGTTTTGCCATATGAGGACAACAATCATGCATCTTTGCCATTAATTGTGGCATAGAAAGTGACATTCTCAGCCCTTGGATCAAAACTAAAGAACGGCTTAAATATTTGTGAAGCAGGGCACCGGACATCATTTTAACAAAGCTAACTCCATTCCTATTGTTTGATTTGGATGCTATGTGAAAATTATTATTCCATTAAAGAGAATTTTTAGTCTAGAGCCTTTAAATTGGCTTTAAACGGAGCCACGCTAAATCTACGttagccgctactagcataacacaccagGATCCCTGACTGAACTGtcaatgcattgtgggtaatggaGGTGCCAGGTTTTGAGGAGGACGAGGGAATGTGTGCCATAAAAAATGctgcattatttttatttttatttagttaTGTCATTATTTACAGATCCTGGAGGGAGGGTCCTGCCTTTTTCAGCCCCCCCTCTCACTCTAATAACTTTAATACAGTCCCTAAATACATTGCGCTTCAGGCGATTTATAGAGTTTAGATCCAGGCTCAATATCACGATAAGCCTCTTTATAATCCCCCCTGACTTCAGATCACATGTATCCTCTTCCTTTTATCATCACTCCTCATGTCACGTTGAATTGTTCATAAACAGTCTCGTGGTAAACACATAAAGTACACGCATGTTCTGCTGTAAATGAGGCCTCAAAGCTCATATTAAAATAGCAGAGTAACacaagagggggaaaaaaaaaacaggtcacaaTGACATGAGGAGTACAAAGGCACGGCAGATGGAGGCAGGTTGCTTTGTAATGATAGAAGCGGCCATAGTCTCCGTGCAGGTGCGGACAGAGCGTTATTTCATCATGTGGTGTGTACACAGGCTGGCATATGGTGGTCGGTTGATGGGCACagacaaaagggaaaaggacagagcagaaaaaaggaCGAGGACAAAGGAAAAACAGTCGGACAGAcgagtgaaggaggaggaggaagaggaggaggaggagggtggctGCTTATTAattagcctgctgctgctgcttgatttGGATTCAGTGGATGTGGGCTCGCAGTGataagcaggaaaaaaaaaaaacacacacacatgcaccttGCATTGGATGCTTGCTTTTAAAGCAAACTGTGTGTGAATAGCACTAATCACTGATGGTGCTGTTTAGTATTTCACACCGACACAcaggggaggaggacaggtggGAATGAAGATAAATCAAACTGACCTTTTTAATCCAGCGCCCGTCTCAACGCAGCCGGAGCGTCCCTGGTTTAGGCATCCTGCTAACGTTATGTTCAGGtgcaaaataaaaccaaatataAAATTCAGCTTCAGGCGTGACCAAACATCTCAAATGCAGCCACGGAGCGTTTGTAAACGTGCGCAGTTTTGTGTGAAATCCGAGAATATCCGACAGGGAAGCTGAGGAGCGGACGGGGTTGCTGTAGCGCCTGTTTCCAGCGCAGTGTGCTGGGATGGATGGGGAGTCTCCGGGATGGCAGGGCGGATCagggaggaggggtgtgtgtgaaatgaaaagtgaaatccACCAGACTACGTGAtgtgggagaaggaggaggaggatgaaggggaTGCTGGATTATAGCATCCTCctcctgttaaaaaaaaaaaaaaaaaaaaaaaaaaaaaaaaaacagcttccaaCACTGAATTTTTAACCGGTGATGGTGCAACAGAGCAGTCTGTGATTAGAGGTGTCCTCCTGTGTCCACCACGCAGAAGACAAGAGTTCACAGATGAGACCAATTAGGTTTtcaaaccagaaacagagctACTCCCCAGAGACTGTGATTGATCCGAGAGACGATTCAGTTCAAAGCCACATGTGAAACGTGTGCCGCATTTATTCATGTTCATGGAATAAACACTCAAACATTCAATGCCATCagagacatttatttaaaaaaagcaatagTGCGCCATCAGCTGGAAGAGAGTAGTAATTACAAAAATATCATAAAACCAAGCAAAAACGACAATAGCTTCAGAGGGATGAACATTACACATgggaaggacagaaaaaaataaaaataaatcattttcccATGGCACTCAGGATGTTTGcctggaaaaaataaagaaaagaaacaaacattaGGACTGAGCAAGACCATCTGTAACGCTGCATAATGATAAGATAAGCACTTATTGATCCCCCAGAGGGGAAAATCTGTCTGGACCAAATTTCAGGGCAAACTATCCAAtagagacatttcactcaaaaccacaaatgtcagcctaATGAAGCTGCTGGTGAAAAAGTCAGCAGCTCGCCAATACTAATAGGATTCATCTAGAccttcatggcaatccatttaatagttgttgagatattttaaattggaccaaagcggtggacCTACTGACCAACCAACACATCTGATTACATGGCCCCGCCACTGGCATcggacacaaaaacacaaatatctCACTGAGGACATGACTTACCGTCATAAAGGAGGAAAACCTCTTTTCTGTCATACCCTCAACTTTTTTCAGATCATCCAACTGCAAAATAAATCGGACATAAAGTCACCAAGAGTAAATGAAAATCTACAACtatcaaatgctgaaaaacatcagaaaaacacagaagacgagGCGCTGTGGGGCGAGTTACACGATAAAACCAGACCTAAGCTCGACATCTTCTGCACCAACCTTTGTGAAGTGACCGTGGATTTCCCTCCAGCCCAGGATAAGCTTTGCCTTCTTGTCGCCAATCTGCTGCAGACCCTTCAGCTCTTTGAGGGAGCCTGAATTGAGAACCTGTAGGATTTTCTGTCTCGACTGCTCCAGCACTGATGTGTCCAGTTGGGACTCCCAGCCATTCTCCATTATGTTCTCTTTACCATCTGGAGgctgaaaggagaggagatagATACAGTTTAAAGACTGCATTTGTAAATTTACAATAGGCATTTTGTACAATTATAGAAAACAGTACATGAAAATCTATTTCTTAATGTCAACATTTATTTGTCTATATTGGCCTGAAAAGGACGTTAATTTTGACCTAATATATTTGAGACTTGCAGTGTCTGCaagtcaaaaaaacaaattgaagCTAATGCACTACGTCAGCTCCTTCCTGATGCTTCCAATTCTGCAGATATGTCAAGCtaagcacagcacagcacagtcaggGCTCGGATGCTGACCTCAACCTGGTCTGAAagcttcctctctttcttcttgaCGCAGACAGACTGCTTCTTGACCACTGCAAGCTGctgaagaggctgcagctgtgacactgaTTGGAAGGAAACCACATATACAATTAATGTTAAATTCATTTAATGCTACACATTAGAACACAATCTgttcaacaaagaaaacattctcACTGATGGGGGTTGAAACATAATACCTGAAACCAAATTTGGACTTGAAAGAGTCTgaatttcatattttgtttcaAACTAAATGCGTGAGACAGGTACCAAGGAAAGTTTATCTGGCTCAATCTCCAAGCTGCTGATGGTGTAAAAATAATTCCTCCTCATCGTCATTTGATACATTCTCTGGCTCCCATATTGTGCACTGAGGTCTTGCATCACCTTGCAGCACATCAATAGCTCCAGTGATACAACAGAAAGAATGAGTGAGTAACATGAAGAACAgaggttaaatttaaaaaaaaaaaaaaaaaaagtttttacaaAGTCAATCTCCTCATATAGTACTTCCTCATTCCTGATACATCTATGGTCTTAATATGGTGGTTCTCTGCGTAAATTCATTGAGTTACAATCACACCTGAAATGAATTTGATCGCTTCCGACTGACCTTGAAGGGGTTGGACCACTGCCTGCTGCTTATTGGGCTTTGTGGCAGTTGACTGTTTTTTGAGCAGAGGTGCTGTGTTGTTCTTGAAGCCAGGCTCCTGTTTGTCGTGGGACTTTTCTCCAGCCAATAGCATGGCCTTGCTCTCAaactctttctgcttctctttgagCTCCTGTGTGGGTGCGAGGAGGGGAAGAGCAATCAAATAGAGCTGATCGATCAGTATTAAGATCTGGTGGTATCAGCGTGTGGCAAATCACATACAGATGGAAGAGACAAACGTTGGACCAGGTGCAGATAGAAATGTTCAAAAACCCATAATATATGCAGGATTTCACATAAccccctcacccacccacccagaTGCAGGCGTGTGTTATCACCTGGATCTCCTTGCGAGACTGAGCCACATATTTCAGCATGCtgagtctgtctttgtcctggCAGCTCAACATCAGCTTCTCCAGAGCTATTAATCTGTCCATCACTGACGGTTCTGACACgctgaaagaaacaaacaaatcaatactgtgaaaagtatgtgGAGGGGGCGGCGGTGTGGTCAGGGGCTCTGAAATGCACTCAGCAGTCGAAAGGTTGTCATAAGTTGCCAAGATTCATAACTCATGCAGACTTAAACACCTAATAACAGATGGCAAGAAAGCTGTGCTTGTATCTCTCCTGAAGAGATCTCAGtagacacagcagctgtagcCAATGGGAGCACTGCAGAGAGAGTTGCTCTCAGCACAAGCTATAAAATCTTGGCCCACACTAATTTGAGGCTATGGTTTAAGTTGCTGTTGTATGAATTGAATTTGATGCGGTAACAGTCAAACATCACAGTTCTGATTAGCCAGACAAATAataagtctgtgtgtgggtgcgtgttgTCTTTAACCTGTGAAAATGTGTGGAGGGTGAGGAACTGTCTTGTTCGgttttcctctcatccttctgcctcttcttctgtggcTCGGTGCCAGACCCGCGTGCCTCGTGGTCTTCTCTGGCCCGCTTCACTGGAGATGAAGGCAGAAGGGAAATTAACAGTTTAGTATTCCGTGCACTCCAGCAACACTGTTTGTGGGCTTCTCTAGAGTGTAAAGCAATTCAGGCGAAGATGGCAAGGCTGCATTGCGGTGCCTGAATTAAGGCCAAGGGAAGAACAgcatcaaaaatgtatttaagacAAACCTTTTGGAGacaaaaatgcatgaaaaaagcAAACTTTTACATCCAGATAAGACATTCATCATGCCAACAAACACTTGGCTAGTTATCATATTCTGGCATGTTCTGAGATGGGACATGGGTGCCCCCTACTGGCCTTAGATCAAACTGTCAgcatcctctcctctgcctATTCCATTTATTTCTACACTGACAAGCCCCctgaaaggggggaaaaaagtgcatttttcagGTTCGCTGGTGGAGTCAGCTGTCAGTGCACCAAGGCTGAGTCCTTACAGTGGTCAGAACCCGGTGGTTCGGCCCTATCaacatttcctgtcctct
Protein-coding sequences here:
- the prrt2 gene encoding trafficking regulator of GLUT4 1; translated protein: MAVNMMPCPTIWPGEEQPSLLDQEGSLASQAPISEPCLPVRGEQLIHSSSPASTRPPRSKSKGELVIVINEKLKNSNGIHPAPAESTSPVISSPPRRQHSISYPHHNKTRKGSRASSIGYTAFSPRPSLSRHSSIATNPPLDRTKVKDYLLLSVLACFCPVWPINIVGFVYSIMSKNSLEQGNLDGAVRLGRVAKMLSMVSLVGGTVIIIACIVNLAINVKT